One window of the Bacteroidota bacterium genome contains the following:
- the bamD gene encoding outer membrane protein assembly factor BamD → MKHIFLAALLFIFGLVIFSCSRVSEEELWKSSESLLQEQKYAEAIEKLTEIVKKYPKGEKAAEAQFLIAALYNNDLHDFEKAIAEYKKFVELFPDNPQVPKTMFLIGFVYNNQLHNFDSAKIAYEAFLEKFPHHELAPSAQMEIQTLGKSPEELIQPEVAMKPETKEIKKKK, encoded by the coding sequence ATGAAACATATTTTTCTTGCAGCACTTTTATTTATATTTGGATTAGTAATATTTTCTTGCAGCCGCGTATCCGAAGAGGAACTTTGGAAATCTTCTGAAAGTTTATTGCAAGAACAAAAATATGCCGAGGCAATTGAAAAATTAACAGAGATTGTAAAAAAATATCCAAAGGGAGAGAAGGCAGCGGAAGCACAGTTTTTAATTGCAGCACTTTATAATAACGATTTGCATGATTTTGAAAAAGCAATTGCTGAGTATAAAAAGTTTGTTGAGTTATTTCCGGACAATCCACAAGTACCTAAAACAATGTTTTTGATTGGGTTTGTTTATAATAACCAACTTCATAATTTTGACAGTGCAAAAATTGCTTACGAAGCGTTTTTAGAAAAATTTCCGCATCACGAACTTGCTCCTTCGGCACAGATGGAAATTCAAACTCTCGGCAAATCTCCCGAAGAATTGATACAACCGGAAGTAGCTATGAAACCTGAAACTAAAGAAATAAAAAAGAAAAAATGA
- a CDS encoding DUF58 domain-containing protein gives MPLTQKNIQDYRKYLQPEVVAKLSNMELVARLVVEGFITGLHKSPYHGFSVEFAEHRQYMPGDEPKHIDWKIYGKTNRYYIKQFEEETNLKSYIILDASRSMAYSSNGKMSKLEYASYIAAALSHLMIQQRDAVGLTVYDEKIRIHMPPHATKSYLKAILKQLELTEGSNKTGTAESLHQIAERIKRRGLVIILSDLFDKPNDVATALKHFRHKKNEVIVMQVLDPMERSFAFGGDAVFKDMETSEEIMTQPYHLQKAYQDEMKKFLNFYKKECRENNIDYVLLDTSTPFDTALFQYLSKRQRMG, from the coding sequence TTGCCACTGACTCAAAAAAATATACAAGACTATCGGAAGTATTTGCAGCCCGAAGTTGTTGCAAAGCTTTCGAACATGGAACTCGTTGCCCGACTTGTAGTAGAAGGATTCATCACCGGTTTGCATAAAAGTCCGTATCACGGGTTTAGTGTCGAGTTTGCCGAACATCGCCAGTACATGCCGGGCGATGAACCTAAACATATAGACTGGAAAATTTACGGAAAAACCAACCGCTACTATATAAAGCAATTTGAAGAAGAGACTAATTTAAAATCGTACATCATTTTAGATGCGAGCCGTTCTATGGCTTATTCCTCAAACGGGAAGATGAGCAAACTCGAATATGCTTCATACATCGCGGCTGCACTTTCGCATTTGATGATTCAGCAGCGCGATGCTGTGGGACTAACTGTTTACGATGAAAAAATTCGGATACATATGCCTCCGCATGCAACCAAATCGTATCTCAAAGCAATACTCAAACAACTTGAGCTTACAGAAGGTAGCAATAAAACCGGAACTGCAGAATCGTTGCACCAAATAGCTGAACGAATTAAACGACGAGGGCTTGTAATTATATTAAGTGACCTTTTCGACAAACCGAATGATGTAGCCACAGCTTTAAAACATTTTCGGCATAAAAAGAATGAGGTAATCGTAATGCAAGTGCTCGACCCGATGGAAAGGAGTTTTGCATTTGGTGGCGATGCAGTTTTCAAAGATATGGAAACTTCAGAAGAAATTATGACACAACCCTACCACCTGCAAAAAGCTTATCAGGATGAAATGAAAAAATTTCTCAACTTTTACAAAAAAGAATGCAGGGAAAATAACATCGACTATGTTTTACTCGATACTTCAACTCCGTTTGATACGGCGCTGTTTCAGTATTTGAGTAAAAGGCAGAGGATGGGTTAA